Below is a genomic region from Desulfonatronum sp. SC1.
GGGTGTTGGGTTTGCGGGGTGGTGATACGGTTATGATTCCATTTGGCGGACGGCTTACGGGGCCAACACCTTGGCCAGGACTTTGGCCGCCAGGGTGTGCTCCGCGTCGGCCAGGGTGCGGGGGTCCAGGCAGAATGCGTCGTGTTCGATGCGCCCGACCAGGGGCGGGTCGGCGTCCAGGAGGGCGTCGCGCAGCGCCTCAACCCCGATGTCCGTACTCTGAGGGCGAACAGCCACCAGGGTCGTGGGCAGGTCCCGCTCCGGATACGCGCCGCCGCCCACTCGGGAAGCTCCCGGAAACAATGTGATTTCGGCGCTTGCGCCCCCCCCAGAGCCTCTTAAGCCACCGTTTAGGGCCCGGCGCAATCCGCGGGCCAGCTTGTTTGCCTGCCGCCGCAGATCCTCGGCTGACGCGGTGATCATCCGCAGGGTCGGAATTTCCGTGCGGGCCAGTTCCGGGTCCAGATAGAGGCGCAGCGTGGCCTCCAGGGCGGCCAGGGTCATTTTGTCGATGCGCAGGGCACGGTTCATGGGGTTTTTCTTGATCGGGTCGATGTATTCCTTGCGCCCCACGATGATCCCGGCCTGGGGGCCGCCCAGGACCTTGTCCCCGCTGAAGGTGACCACCGCGGCTCCGTCGGCCACGGCCTCCTGGACCGTTGGTTCATGGTCCAGGCCGTAGGGCGTGAAGTCGAACAGGTTGCCGCTGCCCAGGTCCTCCAGTATCGGCAGGCCGTGCTTTTCACCCAGGGCGACCATCTCCCGCAGCCCGACTTCCTTGTGAAAGCCGATGATTCGGAAGTTCGAGGTGTGCACCTTGAGCAGGGCCGCGGTTTCCGAAGTGATCGCCCGCTCGTAGTCGTGGAGGTGGGTCCGGTTGGTGGCTCCCACTTCCCGCAGCACGGCACCGCTCTTGGCCATCACGTCCGGGATGCGAAACGAACCGCCGATTTCCACCAACTGCCCACGGGAAACCACCACCTCCTTGCCCTTGGCCAGGGTGTCCAGCATCAGCAGCACCGCAGCGGCGTTGTTGTTCACCACCAGCCCGGCCTCGGCCCCGGTCAGCTTGCACAGCAGTTCCTCCACATGGGCGTAGCGGCTGCCGCGCTGGCCCGTGTCCAGGGAAAATTCTAGATTCGAGTAATGGGCACAGGCCTCGGTGACGGCCTCCACGGCCCGGTGGGCCAGCAGGGAACGGCCCAGGTTGGTATGCACCACCACGCCCGTGGCGTTGATCACCCGCCGAAAATGCGGCCTGGACGCCCGATCCAGAAAGGCGTGCAGCGGTCCTACCAGAGCGGACCAATGCATGTCTTCGGAAGTGTTCAGCTTTTGCCCGCGAATGTCCGCCCGCAGTTGATCCAGATGCATGTTGACGAGATCCTTGAGCAGGGGGCGCGGCAGGCGCGCATAGCGACCGGACTCCGAGACACGTTGCAGAATCAGGTCCACGGAGGGCAGCAATCGATACAGTTCAGACATGGAATCTCCGGGGTAGAGAAAAAGTGCATGCAGCGCCGGTCACGCGTCCAGCCATTTCGGGTGGAGAGCGTATATTTCCGCCAGCAGGTACAACGAACCGCAGACCAAAATCGGGCCATCGGCTTGGGCGGCCAGACTCGAGGCAAGAGCCAGCGCCGTTGCCGGGTCGGGCGCGGCCTGGGCTTGGGGACCCAGTTCGCGGACGATCTCCCGGGCGGGGCGGCTGCGTGGCTGCGTGGGCAGTTCAGGAACAAAGATCGGCCCGGATGTCAATTGCCGGACCAGGGGGGCCATACCGGCCAGGTCCTTGTCCCGCATGCAGGTGAAGATCACCGCGCCTGGGCGGATGGCCAGTTTGCCCAGGGCCGCGTTCAGGGTCTCCAGGGCCGGGGGATTGTGCGCGCCGTCCAGAATGATTTCCGAGGGGATTTCCGGAGTGCCGGTGACGCGTTGCAGACGGCCGGGCCAAGCCCTGGAGGTCAAGGCGTGTTCACAGGCATCGGGGCGCATGGGCCAGCCATGGCGAAGGGCCAGGCTCGTCCACCCCGCCAGGGCCAAGCGGGCGTTGTCGCGCTGGTGGTCGCCGGGCAGGGCCGGAGCGATGGCGCCCCATGCCTGTATTTCAGCCCGCATTTCGGAGGGCATTCCGGTAATGTCGTTCACGGTGCGCACGACCACTCCCTGGCCGGCGGCCTCTTGTTCCAGGACATCGCGGACCACGGCGGCCTGGGGGGCCGAAAAGACTACCGTGCCGGGTTTGATGGCTCCGGCCTTGTCCCGGGCGATGTTTTCCAGGCCCGGGCCGATTATTTGGTCATGGTCCAGACCGATGGGCGTGATCAGGAGCAGGTTCGGGCTCCAGGTGGAGGTGGCGTCGTTGCGTCCGCCCAGTCCGGCTTCCAGCACGATCAGGTCCACGCGCTCCGCGCTGAAGCCGACCATGGCCATCAACGCGATGGTTTCGAAATAGGTCAGGCCGAGGTCGTGGCAGACGGGGTGGACGGTGTTGGCCCAGGTCAGGATGCGCTCCTCCGAAGCCGGAAAGCCGTTGAGGCGGATCCGTTCCCTGAGGGTCAGAAAGTGGGGCGAGGTGAACAGCCCGACGGAAAAGCCGTGCTCCATGGCCAGCCGGGACAGAAAAAACGCGGTGGAGCCTTTGCCGTTGGTGCCCACCACCTGGGCCAGGGGCGCGGGCGAGCGGACCATGTCCAGCCGTCGCGCGGCCTCGCGCATCCGTTCGAAGCCCAGGCGCATGTGGAACAGGCCCAGGGCGTCCATGTGCCGCTGGAACTCCGCGAAATCAGAAAACGATTTCTTCGCCATCGCGCAGCAGGTGGTAGGTGTGGCCGTCCAGGGCCTGGTGCAATTGTTCCTGGATCTCAGTGGAGAAGGTGGACTTCATGTGCGAGATGTAAATTTTGGGTCGGGCATGCAGTTTGGCCAACTCGGCCCGGAGCAGCCTGGGCGTGAGGTGCTTGGAGAGCAGGGCCAGCTCTTCCATGGCATCGGGAAACGAGGCTTCGATGATCAGGTTTTCCAGGGCAAAAGGCAGCTCGTTTAGGAACGTCCACCAGTCGTCGGTCGGGCCGGTGTCCCCGGTAAAGGCGAAATGACTCCCGGAGGTCGGATCGCGGAGCACGTAGCCGGACGCGGCAGTGGCGTGGTTGACCGGAACGGTGACCGCCCGCAGCCCGACCACGTCCACCCAGACACCGGGTTCCAGCGGCGCGTAAGTCAAAACCGGGTTGGCGAAGGTCGGCAGGATGGTGAAGTCCGGCCAGATGGTGTCGTTGAGCAGATGGGTCCGGATGCTTTCCAGCACCGGGGCCAGGCCGCGGAGGCGCACGGCCCCGTGCTCGTTGCGGGCCACCAGCTCGATCAGGTTGTCCGCCAGGAACAGAATGTCCTTGATATGGTCCAGGTGGGCGTGGGTGACCAGGATTTCCTGAATCGCGGCCTGGTCCGCCAGGGGCATGGACGAGGTCACCGACCCGGCGTCCAGCAGGAGGGTCTTGTTCACCAGAAAGGACGTCAGATTGTAACCGGGCAGATCCGAGCCCGAACAGCCGAGAACGTGCAGCCGCATGACAGTGCTCCGTTAATGAGAAGGTGATGCCCGGGGAGTCCTCCGAGCCGGAAAATTTCTGGCACAGGGCCGAAGGGTTGGTCAACAGAAATCAGGATTCAACAGTTCGGTTCAGGGCGACTTGACCACCGCCCGGCCATGGGGTAGCTGGGCGGAATAACAAATTCGATATTCCCCATGGGGGGAATTTTCATGGCCAGGGCGACCCATCCTCTGCAAACGGGTGTCCTGGCCTTTCGTCATCCATGACGTCGTCGTTTCGAGGACCGTGCTTCGCGTCGTTTGTTGACGCGGCGACGTCGGCAACCATTCAACCGAGGATAACGCGATGGATTCTATCCCTATCACCGTTGAAGGATTCAGGAAGCTGGAGCGAGAGCTGGACCGACTCAAGCGGGAACGGCCGGAGATCATCGAGGCCATCAAGGTGGCTCGTGAAGAGGGCGATTTGCGGGAAAACGCCGGCTACGAGGCGGCCCGGGAACGGCAGGGCATGCTGGAGGCCAAGATCAAGTACATCGAGTCCCGGATGGGCCGGTTCAACGTCATCGACCC
It encodes:
- the selA gene encoding L-seryl-tRNA(Sec) selenium transferase, producing the protein MSELYRLLPSVDLILQRVSESGRYARLPRPLLKDLVNMHLDQLRADIRGQKLNTSEDMHWSALVGPLHAFLDRASRPHFRRVINATGVVVHTNLGRSLLAHRAVEAVTEACAHYSNLEFSLDTGQRGSRYAHVEELLCKLTGAEAGLVVNNNAAAVLLMLDTLAKGKEVVVSRGQLVEIGGSFRIPDVMAKSGAVLREVGATNRTHLHDYERAITSETAALLKVHTSNFRIIGFHKEVGLREMVALGEKHGLPILEDLGSGNLFDFTPYGLDHEPTVQEAVADGAAVVTFSGDKVLGGPQAGIIVGRKEYIDPIKKNPMNRALRIDKMTLAALEATLRLYLDPELARTEIPTLRMITASAEDLRRQANKLARGLRRALNGGLRGSGGGASAEITLFPGASRVGGGAYPERDLPTTLVAVRPQSTDIGVEALRDALLDADPPLVGRIEHDAFCLDPRTLADAEHTLAAKVLAKVLAP
- a CDS encoding folylpolyglutamate synthase/dihydrofolate synthase family protein, which encodes MAKKSFSDFAEFQRHMDALGLFHMRLGFERMREAARRLDMVRSPAPLAQVVGTNGKGSTAFFLSRLAMEHGFSVGLFTSPHFLTLRERIRLNGFPASEERILTWANTVHPVCHDLGLTYFETIALMAMVGFSAERVDLIVLEAGLGGRNDATSTWSPNLLLITPIGLDHDQIIGPGLENIARDKAGAIKPGTVVFSAPQAAVVRDVLEQEAAGQGVVVRTVNDITGMPSEMRAEIQAWGAIAPALPGDHQRDNARLALAGWTSLALRHGWPMRPDACEHALTSRAWPGRLQRVTGTPEIPSEIILDGAHNPPALETLNAALGKLAIRPGAVIFTCMRDKDLAGMAPLVRQLTSGPIFVPELPTQPRSRPAREIVRELGPQAQAAPDPATALALASSLAAQADGPILVCGSLYLLAEIYALHPKWLDA
- a CDS encoding 3',5'-cyclic-nucleotide phosphodiesterase, with protein sequence MRLHVLGCSGSDLPGYNLTSFLVNKTLLLDAGSVTSSMPLADQAAIQEILVTHAHLDHIKDILFLADNLIELVARNEHGAVRLRGLAPVLESIRTHLLNDTIWPDFTILPTFANPVLTYAPLEPGVWVDVVGLRAVTVPVNHATAASGYVLRDPTSGSHFAFTGDTGPTDDWWTFLNELPFALENLIIEASFPDAMEELALLSKHLTPRLLRAELAKLHARPKIYISHMKSTFSTEIQEQLHQALDGHTYHLLRDGEEIVF